CCCAGTTGTCGCCGAGGAGGAGCTTCAGGTTCGATTGTCGGACTTTGTTGACGACGTATTGGAGATTGTTTGCTAAGAACAAATAAGAAAGCGCCACGTCTTTGTACATCTCGGCTTTACCGTCTAGTTTGCATAGCATGACGAGAATAAGCCAAGCTAACCGGACTGAGATCGGCGAGGAAATGCTCTCCTCCTTGTCGGGGCTTCCGAAGTAAGACTCTGGTAACGGTGATGAAATCTGCAACGGCCAATCGGCGACGATGTCGGAGAGAACGCCGCTGTAATCGGCGAGAAAAGAGATGTAGTTCATGACATAGCGTGTAAGAGGGTGGATTCCACCGCCGGGAACCGTAGTTTTGGATGAATGCTTTTGAATTGCCATTTCAAAGTCCGTTAACATCGTTCTAACGGCATCGCTGAGCCTGATTAAGGAGTTAACGGCGGTCGAGCGGACGGTCGAGGTGGATTCGAAGCTGAAGATTGATTCAATCTCGGGCCAAAGGTCGGAAACCGCCTCATATAAATCCAAGATACGGAACATTTTCTCGGGAGTTTTCTTGCACTTGGCTACATTTTCTGGGAATCCAAACAGAGCCAAAGCTCCTTCCTTTGAAACATCAGTGAAACAAGATTCCCTGATGGAAGACGAAATTGCAAACACTTGATCACAGAGTAATCTCTCTCCATAAAACACAGTTTTAACCGCCCCTTTAACAGCGTTCAGCCAATACTTAATTTTAACCTCCAAAGTTTCCCACTCCATCTTCTGAATCTGCTGAAAACCCAAGTTCCTTTCAACTCCGAGATTATATAGAGCTTCATCGACGATCGATTTCCGAATAGTTCTGTAAATTTTGAAACACTCCTTAGCGTACCCAGCTGATATCATGGCTTCCGCAATGGCTCTTAAATCCGCAATAACAGCCGACGAGCCTCTCTCCACTTCCGGGATGGAATCGTTCTCAGACTCATCTTCTTCTGAATCTGAAAAGCTCGACCTGGAAACCGATGGTCTAGAAGATGAGTGATTGGAAACAGACTCTGGGTCAAGGTAATTCCGGTTGGACTTCAAAATCTGGTAAAACTCCCTCTCGAGGCGTTTCATGGCGGTTTGCATCAGCGTTTGGGCTCGCACAAGTTTATCGGAAGTGGATTCAAGCGAAGCCAAGTATCGCATAGCTTTCTGCAAACCCTTAATGGAACTCAGATACTGTTTGGCTTCATCACGATTGTTTTCGGAGAAAACAGAAGCAATGTTACAGTAGGAGACATGGTCGTCGCCATGTAAGGAATCCCATTTAGTGATGCTAAGTTCAGCAGCTTCAATATTTTCTTCAATTAATGACTCGGTGAAAGTATGGTGATGGGTAGGAGGAGATGGAGATTTGGAGAAGATGGTCCTCATTCCcttggttcttttctttttttttttttagacaATACAAACAAGTAATTGTTGAAAGCAGGGAGATTGGCAAAAATTAAGACAAAGAAACAAGAAATATGTTAAAGGAATGAAAGAGAGGTGCGTATATTTATAGAAATAGGGACGCAGGAAAGTGTGAGGATACGAGTTAAAAAGCGGTTCAGAGCGAGTGGTCGGAAGGTAACTTAAAATAAGAACACTGTTGTTATGCGTAATGGAGTCCACGCGGTATACGAATCAAActgtttctttttgtattttaatgAGTATTTGGTTGAGGAGCTGATAGTGACCGGTAATCAAAGAAAGGAGATGAGCCAAACAGCGTATCTTCTTTTCTTTCAATACAAGAAATTACCATGAGTTCAATCGGATCATATTGAGTTCTACATCTCGAAACTGTGAAAAGTATTTGGCATTATCGTTTCGCAATGTAGGACAGCCCCTCTTTTTTGTTTTGTCAATTTCAAGCCACACCAATTTCGGAATTTTTTCAATTAACATAACCCAACTTTAATTCTTGCAGGAAAAATATCTatcatacttttttattttacttttatggttgatgtttaagtTTTGTAGTTGTTGGTTTTGATAATGTCTTCTAAGTTTACTGTACAATTATATGCATTATCCACACATGTTATATTATTCCATATACagctttaaaaatttatcatgtgtcttttttttaaattatttattttttaaatattttattatatttttataggatAATTGTAACTCTTTAACCTTTattgtggagtctaaaaattcCACTAATGTCAAATATTATTCTTTgtcaaaaaatcaaattataacataggagatttgaaattaatataagtggattttttataaaagaagctattttagtcattcatttaattttttgtcttttttacttcttaaatttatgttatttgtcaaatcactccaaataaatagaaaaacttacGTTGTGTTAACATTGCTAATGTGGCATACATGTGGATGCCACgttagaaattaattatttttttaaatttttaattaattgctaatatgGCATACACTCAACAAAGTTAATAAGCATTAACTTTTTTTATCTATTCTTGGGTGATTTAACAAACAAcgtaagtttaaggactaaaagatgtgaaaataaaataaagaactaaaataacttgttttttttttgaaggtcaaataaatttttatgtctttttttaaaaaaaattatttaatgtgtCATCATTTAATTCATTAACAATGCATAAACTGTTTGTATGTATCAATtagaatataatataatttatttttaaatttggtatGTTACATTAATAATATGATTAGgaaattaaatttgtttaatgtTCATCCTAAAGTGTTATATTTAGTACTATGTGTTGGATGCAATAATAAAGTATATTGCACTCTTTAAAGAATGAATATTTGAACCTTTATAAGACATTGTTTAAAGATTAGATCATAAAActtagaatatttaaaaaaaaaaactgttttattttagtaaacaatatatttgtaatatttaaaaacaatattattaataaaaataatgattgTAGTTAGTGTGCAATGTGGGAACAAGTCATGGAATTCCTCCAGCAGCCAGATCTTCCCTTGTTTCTAATGCATTCAACAACAAAATGAATGGTGATGGCTGCGATAAAGCTTTTCTGCGTCTGGTTTTGCAGCCATTttggtgcaaaaaaaaaaaaaaccaacttgTCAGGTGcttgaatataataataaaatcaaaggGGATTGAGGAATGTTTGAATATGAAGCAGCTCATGCTTGTCCCTGGTTTTCTAAGATTTGGATTAGGAGAATATATTGGCATTCATGAAATTTTTTACCTTTGGAAACTTCGCTTGTCCTTTAATTGTCGGAATTCAGGAACTCTCTGATTCCTCATTATTCTGGAAGCATGAATCGTTTTTAAGTAATGGAGTTTCAAATgtatttacattttctttttcgtatttaaattttaacatatttataatttatattaacttataacatattatgtatattttttgaGCAgacttattaatattttatttacttacaaCGAATTCAACAAGACGAAGTCTGAAGTAAATAAAAACGGAGGGAAGGAAGGTTGCTTCATATGTATTGATGTTCTACATTCCAAATAAAAGTTATTACTAGAAGAAAAGGAATGGTCGGCCAAGTGGGCGTAAAAGCAGTCTATAATATTTTTACCTTTTCTATTACATCACAAAATATGTCATTCCCAATTCCCACTTCCCACCTCATTGCTTTCTTAATATCTATCTTTCAAAAATATTATAGttgctatttaattttttttttatgtttagttgAAGCCCTTTGTCAGGTACTTCTAAATTaatactattaatttttattgatcTAGCACTTATAGTCAATTTAATAGTGACACATAacaatttttcattatttcatataatgaacataaattaataaaattttaaaaatctttaaaattaaataaatgaagagTTAAATTTTTGTCTAGGTTCATTTTTAATGTGAacggaatatatatatatttttatatttttaagttttttttttaattttttaatttatttttatcacatGGTATATTGAGAGGCTATCACGTGTCACCAAAAAATTAGTCATCAGTGCCACATTAACATAAACTAACGATGTTAGTGTGGAGGTAGTAACTTAGGTGACGAAATATAAGTTTAAGTACCAACTAAGTActtttggacaaattcaaggaacAAACTATACATTAACCATTTTATTTTCTAAAGTAGACAACTTGAAActcttataatttatttttaacaagAAGAACgaaatatttttacttatttttataagaatttttactcatttttttaattttaaatttaaagttatattaattattttttattttatatctaacgATGTTATTATAACAAACTATCACTGAAATGATATAGTATAGCTTGTTATagcaattaatatatatatatatatatacatatagaccTTTTCCTAGAAATGATTAAAGCATATATGCTAGAGTTGAAAAACAAATGAAGTAGTACGTGCATGAAAAGAAAGCAGGAGAAGATGGTCaaaacataaattattaacaaatgCTTTACCTTTACATGTCATGTTTCCACTAACATTTCTTCCCATATAACTCATCACCTTCTGTTTTTTTACTTTCAACCATTGTAATATATTTTACGCCTTTTCAGGCCTCTGCTTTCTTTCCCCCAATTTTCTATTTAGtacaattcctttttttttttttaattttattatagtataatatctaaatttaattatagtttccctctaatatataaataaaatgaaatacgcTTCAATACAttcgaatttatattttttttacattaataataatatttatatcaatCGAACTATTACTAAATCAACGTGATtagtataaatttaaacaaaCTAAAAGGAATTATAATGTTTACGGATAAAAATGATACTTATTTGATGactatgtaataaaaaataacaaaataataaacttaaatttaataaaaaatattttaaatattaataattgaattgatatagctaaatcaaaaatataataaataaattaaattttttaaaaattacgtTCTAAGCCACCAAACAGACCACATTCTTAGTGGGGAAACCACATAAATTATGAGactaaagattttaaaaattcatgaatGGTGGGCGCCAACCAGCAAATCCAATGCGTTCTTCTTCTAACACACACCAAACTGATCTCAAAGTGTACGAATTTGACATTTGACCCAATTACCTCGAGCTTTTTCTAATTCCCAATACCATTAGGGAGAATTGTTTAAATAATTCTTAGACCGAAATAGATTTACCCATGAGTAGGctatttatttagatttatacAAAGAATAAGACAGTTTGAATAAAGATATTAGGTTCGAAAAATAGATTTAGGTAAAATATAAGATTTATTTTTTACCTAGGTCTAGTCTTGGATAAAATTCTTTGATTCAAGCTCTCCcaaatatgttatattataaaattagttatattaattatatttgttaaataataattatatatatttatattaaatcactaacctaacaacaattaaatatattacccaaaacctaaaaaaaaatttacccaactaaataatccaacctaaaatataaaattttaaaaattatatttaatacaatgaaacatttatcatatttattcgTGCgctttaatataataaaatatttattatatttatggtagtgttt
The Gossypium hirsutum isolate 1008001.06 chromosome A07, Gossypium_hirsutum_v2.1, whole genome shotgun sequence genome window above contains:
- the LOC107942938 gene encoding exocyst complex component EXO70H1; translated protein: MRTIFSKSPSPPTHHHTFTESLIEENIEAAELSITKWDSLHGDDHVSYCNIASVFSENNRDEAKQYLSSIKGLQKAMRYLASLESTSDKLVRAQTLMQTAMKRLEREFYQILKSNRNYLDPESVSNHSSSRPSVSRSSFSDSEEDESENDSIPEVERGSSAVIADLRAIAEAMISAGYAKECFKIYRTIRKSIVDEALYNLGVERNLGFQQIQKMEWETLEVKIKYWLNAVKGAVKTVFYGERLLCDQVFAISSSIRESCFTDVSKEGALALFGFPENVAKCKKTPEKMFRILDLYEAVSDLWPEIESIFSFESTSTVRSTAVNSLIRLSDAVRTMLTDFEMAIQKHSSKTTVPGGGIHPLTRYVMNYISFLADYSGVLSDIVADWPLQISSPLPESYFGSPDKEESISSPISVRLAWLILVMLCKLDGKAEMYKDVALSYLFLANNLQYVVNKVRQSNLKLLLGDNWVTKHEQKVRKYAANYERMGWSKVFASLPENPTAEIPVDQVIEHFRKFNSAFEEAYKKQTSWVVTDPKLRDEIKLSLARRIGPIYKEFFDKYGGVQLMKEMWAESLVRYTPDDLGNYCSDLLFGSGSSGSISSSSSQGGGYSR